TTATCCAATTGCCCTCTGGGAGCATCCCCACGATTTCGGAGTGGGCATGCTGGCCAATCTGGCGAATGAGCGTTTTGCGATAGGCATCGGGCATCCAATCTTTCGGCTCGATGCGAATGTCTGCGTCAATTTTTGCCTGAAACTGCTCCTCCAACGAGTGCGTGGTGGCAGGCATTTTTTCTTTTATTTCCATAAACAAACTCAAAATTTGGTGGGCTTCGTGGGATAAAGGTAAACAATTCGGTGCCGAATATGATGCGGCAAACAGTGCGTAAGCGCCAAGTTTAGAAATCGTCAATTTTAGCAGGCTGCCCAGTGCGGCATCAAATTGTTCGTCTCCCTGCCGTCACACCGTGCCCCGATTGTGGGTGCGCCAGATGGAAAGGAGCAGCCTACCAGCGAGTATGGGTGCCGAAATGATGCTGCCCGCGCCAAAAAAAAGCATTTCTCCCCAAATATAATGCTCAATCGCCTGCTTGTCGTCAGGTGGCAAATGACCTGTGAGCGGGTCCCAGGTTTTTTCCTCGACAAAATTCATGAACGAGTGCAGCCCATTGATTAGGATAAACACAAGCGGCACCATCAGCAACATGAGCGCCACTTTGAGCATTTGCTTTTTGGCCAAAAACGTGTGTTTCAACAAAAAAATGTAGCGCGAAAGCGTAATCAACACGATGACGAAAGCCACATTCCACCACTCAAAAGGCCACACGTGCATCGCCTTGCGGATGGGGTAGAGCACCGCCCACGCGACGAAAAGGGTGGCTACCCACCAGACAACTTCCAATTGTAATATCAATGTTCGGCGTTTGTCCATGATTATTTGATTGACCCATGCTCCCCTGAGGCTGAAAAACGGGGACATGGGCTATTGATTTACTCGTTCTGCCATCGCCGTGATGCTGCCCATCGCATCCACCCGCCGCTCTGGTCGCCACCAGCTACCCACCACCATGCCCACAATGCTCGCCGCAAAGCCGTAGAGCATCGGGGGGATGTGCCACCAAACACCCTGTTCGTCGGTTGGTTCTTCCGGCAAGATAAAAACAGTTAGCAGCCACACTGCCATGCCCGCTATCATGGACACGATAGCCCCCGTGGCCGAGGCACCTCTCCAATACAGACCAGCAATGAGCGGCGTGAACAGCGACACCAAACTCAACGCCGACGATTCGCCCACCAACTCGTAGATGTTGCTGCGCATCAAAGCCATGCTCCCCGTCACGATAGCTACCCCAACCACCGACAGGCGCATGATGCGAAGCAGCTGCGCGTCGGTGACATCTTTATAGAGCGGACGCACCAGATTTTCGCCCACTACTGTCGCAGGGGCAAGCATCGCCCCGCTGCAAGTGCTGAGAATCGCCGACAAAAGCGCCCCGAAAAACAAAATTTGCATTCCCAAGCCGCTGTGTTGCAACACCATCGTGGGCAACATCATCTGCGCATCGTCATCCAGCAGGTGTGGGTAAAGCATCCGACCACAGTAGCAAATAATCAACGGCAAGAACGCAATCGTGAGGTACATCACCGACGAAGCATAGCAAGACCACACGGCGGTGCGCTCGTTTTTGGCAGCCATCACCCGTTGGAACACATCCTGCTGCGGGATGCTGCCCAAGCCAATCGTCATCCAAGCCGCAAACCATGCGATGATGTCGGTCGCCTTCGGGTCTGGGAAAAACTGGAGAAAACCCTCGGGCGCCACCGCGGCCATCTGCTCAAAACCACCCACTTGCAACACCAAATCAACCGTCAAGGCCACCAGCCCGATGATGATGGCAATGGTCTGCACGAAATCGGTAATCGTCACCGACCACATCCCGCCGATATAAGTGTAAATCAAAACAAGCGAGGTGCAAATCAAGACACCGAAAGCCCGCTCCAAGCCGAAAACAGCCTGAAGAACGATGGACAGCGCCACTATCTGCGCCGCAATCCAACTAAAATACGATGGCACCATGAAAAACGCCGAGGTAACTTCCGCGGCTTTGTTGAAGCGCAATCGAAAAAAATCGCTGAACGTGAACAGATTGAGTTTGTAAAGCGGGCGGGCAATCAACAACCCGGCGAGCAACAGACACAGGGCCGCGCCAAAAGGGTCTTCGATGACACCCAGCAAGCCGTGCTGCGCAAATTCCGAAGACGCGCCCATCACGGTCTCGGAGCCAAACCATGTGGCAAAAAGGGCACATGAAGCCATGAAAAGGGGCTGGCGCTTGCCAGCCACCACAAAGTCGGCGGTCGTTTTTACCCGCCGTGAGGCCCACCAGCCAATGGCCAAGGTGCCGAGCATATACAGCACGATGAACCCAAGCAGCAATTCGTTTTGCATGGAGAAAAAAAATTCGGCCTTTCAACAGAGGCGGCCAAAGGTATGCAAGCGCCAAAAGTTGAAAGGCCGAAGCAGCAAACAAATCATTAAAAACTGCGCTTGTGCCGCTTTTTTTCAGGGTCGCTCAGGATGAACGAAAAAGTAATGCCCGCAAAATAGTACCAGTCGCCCTTGTTGGGGTTGCCGTTGATGCGAATACCGTCCAAGTCGTCGGAAAAAACAGGGCGGAAGCCAATCTCGGCGCCAAGCACGAGGCGTTCGAGCACATCGGCCTGCACCCCGACACCCACCGGCGCCAAGAGAAAATTCTTGCGCAGCCCCTCCTCCGGCGGGAATGTTTTTAAGTACAACTCTCCTTCGGCGGGCGTGCCGTAAAATTCTGCTTTGGCATCAGTAAAAGTGTAGCCAATCCCGCCAAACAGATATGGAGTGATGAAAAAATTGTGAATCCCGGTGTTCGTGTATCGCTCTCTGCCAAGTATTTTCCATTCCCCCACCGCACCTATCTCAATGAGAGAAGTGGAAAAGCGCAGCTTGCGATAATTCAAGACAGAGGAGTTGGCATCGTCGCCCGAAATCGAGCCTGAGTAGGCGTGTGCCTTGACGGAAAAATACCTCGTGAAGTGATAGCGAAAATAAAGCCCGTAGCCGGGCTGGGTTTCTTTAAGCTCAATGGCTTTTTCCGCCAAATCACCCGAATAGTTGGTCAGTCCCAACAAAAAACCCATCTCAAAATAACTACCATCTTGTTGAGCGCGCAGCGTGTTCAAAAACAGCAACGCAAAGAGCAAAGGCAGGAGACTTCTCATTGATTGTATAATCGGATTTTGTGAAAAAAAAACGAGTATTGTTAAAAGTAGAGGATAAAAACGCCGCAAAAATGGCGAATAAACGTGACTGCAAGGCGCTCATTGTGTTAAATCTTTGCGCACAAGCAAAACTCGCGGCCAAACACAGCGTTTAGGCCGCCGAATTATTCTGCTCAACTTTACCTTTGCCCGCCCGTTCGAACGCCGTGACGACCGCTTTTCAACACAACATCCACCATGCCACTCGACCAGCAACACGAAACCGAGCGCCTGCAAAAAGAACGAGGCGAAATGTCCTTCTTTGAGCACATCGCCGAGCTGCGCAAGCACATCTTGCGCTCCATATTGGCTATCGCCGTGGTGG
This genomic interval from Saprospiraceae bacterium contains the following:
- a CDS encoding sodium:solute symporter family protein, encoding MLLGFIVLYMLGTLAIGWWASRRVKTTADFVVAGKRQPLFMASCALFATWFGSETVMGASSEFAQHGLLGVIEDPFGAALCLLLAGLLIARPLYKLNLFTFSDFFRLRFNKAAEVTSAFFMVPSYFSWIAAQIVALSIVLQAVFGLERAFGVLICTSLVLIYTYIGGMWSVTITDFVQTIAIIIGLVALTVDLVLQVGGFEQMAAVAPEGFLQFFPDPKATDIIAWFAAWMTIGLGSIPQQDVFQRVMAAKNERTAVWSCYASSVMYLTIAFLPLIICYCGRMLYPHLLDDDAQMMLPTMVLQHSGLGMQILFFGALLSAILSTCSGAMLAPATVVGENLVRPLYKDVTDAQLLRIMRLSVVGVAIVTGSMALMRSNIYELVGESSALSLVSLFTPLIAGLYWRGASATGAIVSMIAGMAVWLLTVFILPEEPTDEQGVWWHIPPMLYGFAASIVGMVVGSWWRPERRVDAMGSITAMAERVNQ